The following are encoded together in the Bacillus cereus group sp. RP43 genome:
- a CDS encoding heterocycloanthracin/sonorensin family bacteriocin → MNKFQQELQALSLNDYQSGNIVYWDQQNQYPYYYITDDARRCGGCGGGRCGGCGGGRCGGCGGGRCGGFRCFGCFGCFSCFGCGGCSNCSNCSNCFDGLNGFNGTTVTFEY, encoded by the coding sequence ATGAATAAGTTTCAACAAGAACTACAAGCGTTAAGCCTTAATGATTATCAGTCTGGAAATATTGTGTATTGGGATCAGCAAAACCAATATCCATATTACTATATTACAGATGATGCTCGTCGCTGTGGCGGTTGTGGCGGAGGTCGCTGTGGCGGTTGTGGCGGAGGTCGTTGTGGTGGTTGTGGCGGAGGTCGTTGTGGTGGATTCCGTTGTTTTGGTTGCTTCGGTTGCTTTAGTTGTTTTGGTTGTGGTGGTTGCTCTAATTGCTCTAATTGCTCTAATTGTTTTGATGGTTTAAATGGTTTTAATGGTACTACTGTAACATTTGAATATTGA
- a CDS encoding DUF3947 family protein, translated as MFYSYFDTRDRMRPYGTAGITYSGAQSTIQAVQQALQAQQQMQQIQQGIQPYYSSMEYYYPMHHITPYGISVSTIPYGTVYNL; from the coding sequence ATGTTTTATTCATATTTTGATACCCGAGATAGAATGCGTCCGTATGGTACGGCGGGTATTACGTATAGTGGAGCACAAAGTACAATTCAAGCTGTTCAACAAGCGTTACAAGCACAGCAGCAAATGCAACAAATACAGCAAGGCATACAACCGTACTATTCATCTATGGAGTATTATTATCCAATGCATCATATTACACCTTACGGAATTTCTGTTTCAACAATTCCATATGGAACTGTATACAATTTATAA
- a CDS encoding aspartate-semialdehyde dehydrogenase, translating into MSEKSYHVAVVGATGAVGQKIIALLERVTKFNIEEITLLSSKRSAGKIVQFKGREIKIQEAKSTSFEGVDIAFFSAGGEVSRQYVNHAVSSGAIVIDNTSEYRMAHDVPLVVPEVNAHTLREHKGIIAVPNCSALQMVTALQPIRKSFGLERIIVSTYQAVSGSGIHAIHELKEQAKSMLTGEEVKSTILPAKKDKKHYPIAFNVLPQVDIFTDNDFTFEEVKMIQETKKILEDPNLKMAATCVRVPVVSGHSESVYIELEKEATVAEIKEVLLNAPGVILQDNPNEQIYPMPLYAEGKRDTFVGRIRKDPDTPKGFHLWIVSDNLLKGAAWNSVQIAETLVEKGII; encoded by the coding sequence ATGAGTGAAAAGAGCTATCATGTAGCTGTAGTTGGGGCTACAGGCGCAGTAGGGCAAAAAATCATTGCATTGTTAGAGAGAGTAACGAAATTTAATATAGAAGAAATTACATTACTCTCGTCAAAACGATCTGCTGGTAAGATAGTACAATTTAAAGGAAGAGAGATTAAAATACAAGAGGCAAAATCAACTAGTTTTGAAGGTGTAGACATTGCATTTTTTAGTGCTGGAGGAGAAGTTTCTAGACAATATGTAAATCATGCAGTTTCTAGCGGTGCGATTGTCATTGACAACACAAGTGAATACCGAATGGCACACGATGTACCACTCGTTGTTCCAGAAGTAAATGCACATACTTTAAGGGAACATAAAGGGATCATTGCAGTTCCAAATTGTTCAGCACTACAGATGGTAACAGCTCTTCAGCCAATTCGAAAATCATTTGGTTTAGAACGAATTATTGTTTCAACGTATCAAGCTGTATCAGGGTCAGGAATTCATGCGATTCATGAATTAAAAGAACAAGCTAAGTCAATGCTTACAGGTGAAGAAGTGAAGAGTACTATATTACCCGCAAAAAAAGATAAAAAACATTATCCAATTGCATTTAATGTATTACCGCAAGTAGATATATTTACAGACAATGATTTCACATTCGAAGAAGTAAAGATGATTCAAGAGACGAAGAAAATTTTAGAAGATCCAAATCTGAAAATGGCAGCTACTTGCGTCAGAGTTCCAGTTGTATCAGGGCATTCCGAATCGGTTTATATTGAACTTGAAAAAGAAGCGACCGTTGCAGAAATTAAAGAAGTACTACTGAATGCACCAGGTGTTATTTTACAAGATAATCCGAATGAACAAATTTATCCAATGCCATTATATGCAGAGGGTAAAAGAGATACATTTGTTGGGAGAATACGTAAAGACCCGGATACGCCAAAAGGGTTCCATCTTTGGATCGTTTCCGATAATTTATTAAAAGGTGCAGCTTGGAACTCAGTTCAAATCGCAGAGACATTGGTGGAAAAGGGGATTATTTAG
- a CDS encoding LysR substrate-binding domain-containing protein yields MEMRHVKTFCAIVKYGSFSKAAHALGYAQSTVTAHIKALENDLNIPLFDRLGKKILLTKAGHQFHPYALELLTIYDKAQEIPQNSDHLEGTLTITSNESLAVYRLPQLLRTYKQENPKVNIVLETNTNEQALKKLHEGETDVIFIIGESIEHNDFITCNLCNETFGWIFPAHFPSNIDPLLLLQDTQFIFTEQSCGYRPMVDRFLRQSGRNPNKTFETSNVEVIKQSVMCELGISILPYIVVQESFQKEQLCFQPIETPAVIQSHVIYHKSRWISPVLQSFLTLLERTEK; encoded by the coding sequence ATGGAAATGAGACATGTTAAAACATTTTGTGCCATTGTTAAATATGGCAGCTTTTCTAAAGCTGCTCATGCATTAGGTTATGCGCAATCTACTGTGACAGCCCATATTAAAGCATTAGAGAACGATTTAAACATTCCTCTATTCGATCGATTAGGAAAAAAAATACTTCTTACAAAAGCAGGTCATCAATTTCATCCGTATGCATTAGAATTACTTACTATTTATGATAAAGCGCAAGAAATCCCTCAAAACAGTGACCATTTAGAAGGAACATTGACTATTACATCTAATGAATCATTGGCAGTGTATCGGTTACCACAATTATTACGTACTTACAAACAGGAAAATCCGAAAGTAAATATCGTACTTGAGACAAATACCAATGAGCAAGCATTGAAAAAACTACATGAAGGAGAAACCGATGTTATCTTCATAATTGGAGAAAGTATAGAGCATAATGATTTTATTACGTGCAATTTATGTAATGAAACATTTGGATGGATTTTCCCTGCTCATTTCCCTTCAAACATTGATCCACTCCTTTTATTACAAGATACTCAATTTATATTTACAGAACAAAGCTGCGGCTATAGACCAATGGTAGATCGTTTTTTACGTCAAAGCGGAAGAAATCCTAATAAAACATTTGAGACTTCCAATGTTGAAGTCATTAAACAATCCGTTATGTGTGAGTTAGGAATTTCTATTCTCCCTTACATCGTTGTACAAGAAAGTTTTCAAAAAGAGCAACTCTGTTTTCAGCCCATCGAAACTCCAGCAGTCATTCAAAGCCACGTAATCTATCATAAATCTAGATGGATATCCCCAGTTTTACAATCGTTTCTTACATTATTAGAGAGAACAGAAAAGTAA
- a CDS encoding PRK06770 family protein, whose product MKTLFKIIGIIAGMAVIGVGVTYGMLYYLNNSKPAAKKASPAAPAVEVLADSNVKAEDAKLLENGNHSLPNSGFNKNFKWTDENIQTALHEMAHQKTKADQKWGYIFITQERIESLLEIINSNDVAQKSTYVDILERWKQGKYEKVDVDHNKIWKLQSGNLGEGKGVMSEKEQKELINQVFIQKGTYSGSKLIAGEVQANK is encoded by the coding sequence ATGAAAACACTTTTTAAAATAATAGGGATTATAGCTGGTATGGCAGTAATCGGCGTAGGTGTAACATATGGTATGCTGTATTATCTGAATAATAGTAAACCAGCTGCGAAAAAGGCATCACCAGCCGCTCCGGCAGTAGAAGTGCTAGCTGATAGTAATGTAAAAGCCGAAGATGCAAAGTTGTTAGAAAATGGAAATCATTCATTGCCGAATAGTGGTTTTAATAAAAATTTCAAATGGACAGATGAGAACATACAGACAGCATTACATGAAATGGCACATCAAAAAACGAAAGCTGATCAAAAATGGGGTTATATTTTTATTACACAAGAACGTATTGAAAGTTTACTTGAAATTATAAATAGTAATGATGTTGCACAAAAAAGTACATATGTGGATATTTTAGAACGATGGAAACAAGGAAAATATGAAAAGGTTGATGTGGACCACAACAAGATTTGGAAATTGCAAAGTGGGAATTTAGGAGAAGGGAAAGGAGTAATGTCAGAAAAGGAGCAAAAAGAATTAATTAATCAAGTTTTTATACAAAAAGGTACATATTCAGGTAGTAAATTAATTGCAGGTGAGGTACAAGCTAATAAATAA
- a CDS encoding AAA family ATPase, giving the protein MKEGENMGIIAFEGASAVGKSTTCRELERNYGAFIIPEVNVLFERPRNEHRTWYFEKQVERWNMAVQKSQQYEIVILDGDIYQPLSYNWCFHFDIFNQPLSLIENFYKEKLINREIGFPDQYFYLYTNDEELRKRKKFDETKSRRNFEKHLHISKPFQRYYENLNTVTDGYCKSIEAKSVKSNELEIVTSLNNLNVCEDRRFDLSRLDAITEWLKENRA; this is encoded by the coding sequence ATGAAAGAGGGAGAAAATATGGGGATTATAGCGTTTGAGGGAGCGAGCGCAGTTGGTAAGAGTACAACATGTCGAGAATTAGAAAGAAATTACGGTGCATTTATTATTCCAGAAGTTAACGTTTTATTTGAAAGACCTAGAAATGAACATAGAACATGGTATTTTGAAAAACAAGTAGAGCGCTGGAATATGGCAGTGCAGAAATCACAGCAATATGAAATAGTAATACTTGATGGTGATATTTATCAGCCACTGAGTTATAATTGGTGTTTTCATTTTGATATATTTAATCAACCATTATCTTTAATAGAAAATTTTTATAAAGAAAAGTTAATAAATAGGGAAATTGGTTTTCCGGATCAATATTTTTATTTGTACACGAATGATGAAGAACTTAGAAAACGGAAAAAATTTGATGAGACGAAAAGCAGAAGAAACTTTGAAAAACATTTACATATATCAAAACCATTTCAACGTTATTATGAAAATCTCAATACCGTCACAGACGGGTACTGTAAATCGATTGAAGCGAAAAGTGTAAAGTCGAATGAATTAGAAATTGTGACGAGTTTAAACAACTTAAACGTGTGTGAAGATAGACGTTTTGATCTTTCTAGGTTAGATGCTATTACGGAGTGGTTAAAAGAAAATCGTGCATAA
- a CDS encoding CPBP family glutamic-type intramembrane protease, with translation MQNKQFKIIEAAKEGRKKIHPIFTVILAIVFLTLGELFMLFMLFLPKAETIFMKAIYSNIEMILTFGGAIFFVFLWIRFVEKRSFSSIGFWGNQWIRKYLRGALIGFVFISIPVISLLLTGNVKLQIQEITVTAIFGIVGSLVAFLIQGATEEIIVRGWLFPILSVRSRIWIGITVTSFLFGFLHLLNPGITILSISNIILVGVFAAFYVLKDSSLWGICAWHSIWNWAQYNIYGFAVSGMTIYSTPLFKPVTNGSEVLHGGSFGIEGSIITTIMLSIASIVLWKQLWGRKSKQRDIS, from the coding sequence TTGCAAAATAAACAATTTAAAATAATTGAAGCAGCAAAAGAAGGAAGAAAAAAAATTCATCCTATTTTCACTGTTATACTTGCAATTGTATTTTTAACTTTAGGTGAATTGTTTATGTTATTTATGCTGTTTTTACCGAAAGCAGAAACAATCTTTATGAAGGCAATTTATAGCAATATTGAGATGATATTAACGTTTGGCGGGGCTATATTTTTTGTTTTTTTATGGATTAGATTTGTAGAGAAAAGATCATTTTCATCAATTGGTTTTTGGGGAAATCAGTGGATAAGAAAATATTTGAGAGGTGCATTAATAGGGTTTGTTTTCATTTCAATACCAGTAATTTCACTCTTATTAACAGGCAATGTAAAACTACAAATACAAGAAATTACGGTAACTGCGATATTCGGTATTGTAGGATCTTTAGTTGCATTTTTAATACAAGGGGCAACTGAAGAAATTATTGTACGAGGTTGGTTATTCCCAATTCTTTCTGTTAGAAGCCGTATATGGATTGGGATTACCGTGACGTCGTTTTTATTTGGTTTTCTTCATTTACTTAATCCAGGTATTACAATTCTTTCGATATCGAATATAATATTAGTTGGTGTATTTGCAGCTTTTTATGTATTAAAAGACAGTAGTCTTTGGGGGATATGCGCGTGGCATTCTATTTGGAATTGGGCGCAATATAACATCTATGGTTTTGCAGTTAGTGGTATGACGATATATTCAACGCCACTATTTAAACCTGTAACAAATGGATCAGAAGTGCTTCATGGAGGCTCATTTGGTATTGAAGGTAGTATCATTACAACAATAATGCTTTCAATTGCTTCAATCGTTTTATGGAAACAGTTGTGGGGGCGAAAGTCGAAACAACGAGATATTAGCTAA
- the cspD gene encoding cold-shock protein CspD has product MTLTGKVKWFNSEKGFGFIEVADGSDVFVHFSAITGDGFKSLDEGQEVSFEVEDGNRGPQAKNVVKL; this is encoded by the coding sequence ATGACATTAACAGGTAAAGTAAAATGGTTTAACAGCGAAAAAGGTTTCGGTTTCATCGAAGTTGCAGACGGTAGCGATGTATTCGTTCACTTCTCAGCTATCACTGGCGACGGCTTCAAGTCTCTTGACGAAGGTCAAGAAGTTAGCTTCGAAGTTGAAGACGGTAACCGTGGACCTCAAGCTAAAAACGTTGTAAAGCTATAA
- a CDS encoding cold-shock protein, with amino-acid sequence MYRNRKNDVAEVPPEQTPVWECESEDCLGWMRKNFSFEEEPKCPLCKSSMKSGERLLPKIG; translated from the coding sequence ATGTATCGCAATCGAAAGAACGATGTAGCAGAAGTACCACCAGAACAAACCCCTGTTTGGGAATGTGAATCAGAGGATTGTTTAGGATGGATGAGAAAGAACTTTTCATTTGAAGAAGAGCCTAAATGCCCTTTATGTAAAAGTAGTATGAAAAGCGGAGAACGTTTATTACCTAAAATAGGTTAA
- a CDS encoding GNAT family N-acetyltransferase → MAFPILETERLRLVEIEQSYCQKIYEIFSLDEVTCYYGMNSFTEFGQASRMIESFSKNYFEKKAMRWGIVLKDTNTLVGTIGLNNLQLWSKRSEIGYDLHPRYWGNGYASEAAREIITYGFRDLGLFRIGAITYPENITSCNMLSKLGFQQEGLLRGYIHQGNKQHDALMYSIVRTDVEDIHY, encoded by the coding sequence ATGGCATTTCCTATATTAGAAACGGAACGCTTGCGCTTAGTTGAAATAGAACAATCTTATTGTCAAAAAATATATGAAATATTCTCGTTGGATGAGGTAACGTGTTATTACGGTATGAATTCTTTTACTGAGTTTGGACAAGCTTCACGTATGATTGAATCTTTTTCGAAAAATTACTTTGAGAAAAAGGCAATGCGTTGGGGGATTGTATTAAAAGACACAAATACTTTAGTAGGAACAATTGGATTAAATAATTTACAACTTTGGAGTAAACGCTCAGAGATTGGGTATGATTTGCATCCTCGTTATTGGGGGAATGGTTATGCTTCTGAAGCTGCTCGAGAAATTATTACTTATGGATTTCGAGATTTAGGTTTATTTAGAATTGGAGCTATTACATATCCTGAAAATATAACTTCGTGTAATATGTTATCTAAATTAGGTTTTCAACAAGAAGGGCTGTTACGTGGATACATTCATCAAGGAAATAAACAACATGATGCATTAATGTATTCTATTGTACGAACAGATGTAGAGGATATTCATTATTAA
- a CDS encoding protoporphyrinogen oxidase — MKTVVVIGGGITGLSTMFYLEKLKKDYNIDLNLILIEKEEYLGGKIHSVEENDFIMESGADSIVVRNEHVLPLVKDLNLENEMVYNETGISYIYSDNILHPIPSDTIFGIPMSVESLFSSTLVSKKGKIVALKDFITKNKEFTKDTSLAVFLESFLGKELVERQIAPVLSGVYSGKLNVLTMASTLPYLLDYKNKYGSIIKGFEENKKQFQSAGNKKFVSFKSGLSTIINRLEEVLTETVIKKGIVTTAVSKKVDRYDISFANHETIQADYVVLAAPHDIAQTLLQSNELNEHFNTFKNSSLISIYLGFDILDEQLPADGTGFIVTENSDLHCDACTWTSRKWKHTSGKQKLLVRMFYKSTNPVYETIKSYSEEELVRVALYDIEKSLGIKGEPEVIEVTNWKDLMPKYHLEHNQAVQSLQEKLAVLHPNVYLAGASYYGVGIGACIGNGKNTANEIIATLNEQSK; from the coding sequence ATGAAAACAGTCGTTGTCATCGGTGGAGGTATTACTGGACTTTCTACTATGTTTTACTTAGAAAAATTAAAGAAGGATTATAATATAGATTTAAATTTAATCCTTATTGAGAAAGAAGAGTATTTAGGTGGTAAAATCCACAGTGTGGAAGAAAATGATTTTATTATGGAATCTGGAGCAGATTCTATCGTAGTTCGTAATGAACATGTTTTGCCGCTTGTAAAAGATTTAAATTTAGAAAATGAAATGGTATATAACGAAACAGGTATTTCTTACATATACTCTGATAACATATTACATCCAATTCCTTCCGACACTATATTTGGGATTCCTATGAGTGTTGAATCATTATTTAGCAGTACGCTAGTCTCAAAAAAAGGGAAAATCGTTGCTTTAAAAGATTTTATTACGAAAAATAAAGAGTTTACAAAGGATACATCACTTGCTGTATTTTTAGAAAGCTTTTTAGGGAAAGAGTTAGTGGAAAGACAAATTGCGCCTGTACTTTCAGGTGTATATTCTGGTAAATTGAATGTGCTTACTATGGCATCTACATTACCGTATTTACTGGATTATAAAAATAAATACGGAAGTATTATTAAAGGTTTTGAAGAGAATAAAAAACAATTTCAATCAGCAGGGAATAAAAAATTTGTATCATTTAAAAGCGGACTATCTACGATTATTAATCGCTTAGAAGAAGTGCTGACTGAGACTGTCATTAAAAAAGGTATTGTAACGACAGCTGTAAGTAAAAAAGTTGATCGATATGATATTTCTTTTGCAAATCATGAGACGATACAAGCTGATTATGTCGTTTTAGCAGCTCCGCATGATATCGCACAAACTTTATTACAGTCTAATGAGTTAAACGAGCATTTTAATACATTTAAAAATTCATCACTTATAAGTATTTACTTAGGTTTTGACATACTAGATGAACAACTACCGGCTGACGGCACAGGTTTTATCGTAACAGAAAACAGTGATTTACATTGTGATGCTTGCACATGGACAAGCAGGAAGTGGAAACATACATCTGGTAAACAAAAGCTATTAGTAAGAATGTTTTATAAGAGCACTAATCCAGTATATGAAACGATCAAAAGTTATAGTGAAGAGGAATTAGTACGAGTAGCTTTATATGATATTGAAAAGAGTCTTGGAATTAAAGGTGAACCAGAAGTAATTGAAGTTACAAATTGGAAAGATTTAATGCCGAAATATCATTTGGAACATAATCAAGCTGTTCAATCATTACAAGAAAAATTGGCCGTTCTGCATCCTAATGTATACTTAGCTGGAGCTTCATATTACGGTGTAGGAATTGGAGCTTGTATTGGAAACGGAAAGAATACTGCCAATGAAATAATTGCGACATTGAATGAACAGTCAAAATAA
- a CDS encoding alpha/beta fold hydrolase: MILHTHISGEGEPIVLLHSGGMTGLVEFEEQVEFFTEKQYKVIRPDLRGHGESGGTLDNYFLCSADDLNDTLEHLQINSCHIAGVSLGGIAALLFAKKYPDKVRTLTFSGIFPIERDNWEEYQEYEVKCHQQLMENEEVVTYMNQIHVKSDWKGLLKSWQVKDRYPFHETGDVAKLQVPTLCIVGGDSEDEVTAATTFKQLNNNIHIAVIPFAGHLVHNDQPKIYSYILSNFLQNAQAASRL; the protein is encoded by the coding sequence ATGATACTACATACGCATATTTCAGGTGAAGGGGAACCGATTGTGCTTTTACATTCTGGTGGTATGACAGGTTTAGTAGAGTTTGAAGAACAGGTAGAATTTTTTACAGAAAAACAATATAAAGTAATTCGTCCTGATTTGAGGGGACATGGAGAATCAGGAGGTACATTAGATAATTATTTTCTTTGCTCTGCTGATGATTTGAATGATACACTAGAACATTTGCAAATTAATAGTTGTCATATAGCGGGTGTTTCACTAGGGGGGATAGCCGCTTTATTATTTGCAAAAAAATATCCAGATAAAGTGAGGACATTAACTTTTTCAGGTATCTTTCCTATTGAGCGAGATAATTGGGAAGAGTATCAGGAGTATGAAGTAAAGTGTCATCAACAGTTGATGGAAAATGAAGAAGTTGTAACTTATATGAATCAAATTCATGTAAAAAGTGATTGGAAAGGGTTGCTGAAATCTTGGCAAGTTAAGGATAGGTACCCATTTCATGAAACGGGTGATGTAGCTAAACTTCAAGTACCTACACTGTGTATTGTTGGGGGAGATTCGGAAGATGAAGTTACAGCGGCTACAACGTTTAAACAATTAAACAACAATATACATATTGCTGTTATTCCGTTTGCAGGTCATTTAGTGCATAATGATCAGCCTAAAATATATTCATATATATTGTCTAATTTCTTACAGAATGCGCAAGCTGCTAGTCGACTATGA
- a CDS encoding aspartyl-phosphate phosphatase Spo0E family protein, with amino-acid sequence MELVKLEKVIELKKEELLNLVSNYGLQHEKVIALSQEIDKLINWFMFLK; translated from the coding sequence ATGGAATTAGTGAAGTTAGAAAAAGTAATTGAATTGAAAAAAGAAGAATTATTGAATCTAGTCTCAAATTATGGACTTCAACATGAAAAAGTAATAGCACTCAGCCAAGAAATTGACAAATTAATAAACTGGTTTATGTTTTTAAAATAG
- a CDS encoding XRE family transcriptional regulator, translated as MSAQKGRKMYYDGRKEILKMIHYRLGQTVLSYRKKNNMTIREFADYAGISTSLISQIERGHANPSLNVLELIAKALNVPLFTLFINDIDTDSLISKKKDRKKVYRENNDHIVYDVLTPDFMKARIEMLMMDLNGHANTTESHYSHEDKEEIAVVMKGEVYVELEGHEYFLEEGDVVRIPPNVKHRFLNKSDEMNHILFVLTPSLS; from the coding sequence ATGTCAGCACAAAAGGGACGAAAGATGTATTATGATGGACGAAAGGAAATTTTAAAAATGATTCATTATCGACTAGGTCAAACTGTTTTAAGTTATCGTAAGAAAAATAATATGACAATTCGTGAATTTGCTGATTATGCAGGAATCAGTACTTCACTTATTAGTCAAATTGAAAGAGGACATGCCAATCCTTCTTTAAATGTATTGGAATTAATAGCGAAAGCATTAAATGTACCGCTATTTACTCTTTTTATTAATGATATTGATACAGACTCACTTATTTCTAAGAAGAAAGATCGGAAAAAAGTATATCGAGAAAATAATGATCATATTGTTTATGATGTATTAACACCAGATTTTATGAAAGCTCGTATTGAAATGCTAATGATGGATTTAAATGGACACGCAAATACAACAGAAAGTCATTATTCTCACGAAGATAAAGAAGAAATTGCGGTTGTAATGAAGGGAGAAGTGTATGTGGAATTAGAAGGGCATGAATATTTTTTAGAAGAAGGTGATGTTGTGCGTATTCCACCGAACGTGAAGCATAGATTTTTGAATAAGAGTGATGAGATGAATCATATCTTATTTGTGTTAACACCTTCCTTAAGCTAA
- a CDS encoding EamA family transporter encodes MKSPILSYFILFFGVFALSTSAIFVKIADAPAAITAFYRLLFATVILLPFLIFNKNNRSELRSLSKKQWGFGLLSGLFLAAHYVLWFESLQYTSVASSTVIVTLQPLFSMVGGYFLFKERFTKGAIIGCLIAISGSIVIGWQDFQISGEALYGDILAFIAAGVITAYFFISQHVRKDLSLIPYSVISYGSSSLFLGIFAYTQQSPFFNYSAQTWWSFIGLAFIATILGQTIFNWLLKWMSATVISMSILGETIGTCILAYFILEETISLQQGLGILLIFIGLALFLLQPKQLNHNL; translated from the coding sequence TTGAAATCACCTATTCTTTCATATTTCATCTTATTTTTCGGCGTGTTCGCCTTATCAACTTCAGCAATCTTCGTAAAAATAGCAGATGCCCCTGCAGCAATCACTGCTTTTTATCGATTATTGTTTGCTACGGTAATTCTTTTACCGTTTCTAATATTTAATAAAAACAATCGAAGCGAACTTCGCTCATTATCAAAAAAGCAATGGGGATTTGGACTCTTATCTGGATTATTTCTAGCAGCTCATTATGTCCTATGGTTTGAATCATTACAGTATACTTCTGTAGCAAGTTCTACAGTTATCGTAACATTGCAACCTTTATTTTCAATGGTCGGTGGTTATTTTTTATTTAAGGAACGGTTTACGAAAGGTGCAATTATAGGCTGCCTTATTGCAATTTCAGGAAGTATCGTGATTGGGTGGCAAGATTTTCAAATTAGTGGCGAGGCTTTATACGGCGATATTTTAGCTTTTATTGCTGCTGGCGTCATAACAGCTTACTTTTTCATTAGTCAACACGTTCGTAAAGACCTATCCCTAATACCATACTCGGTAATTAGTTATGGCAGCAGTTCACTCTTTCTCGGTATATTTGCTTACACGCAGCAGTCACCTTTCTTCAATTACTCTGCACAAACATGGTGGTCCTTTATAGGTCTAGCATTCATTGCAACGATTTTAGGGCAAACAATTTTCAATTGGTTATTAAAATGGATGAGCGCTACGGTTATCTCGATGAGTATTTTAGGAGAAACAATTGGAACTTGTATTTTAGCCTATTTCATTTTAGAGGAAACAATTTCTTTACAGCAAGGACTAGGAATTCTACTTATTTTCATTGGATTAGCATTATTTTTATTACAACCGAAACAATTGAATCACAATTTATAA
- a CDS encoding DUF2935 domain-containing protein translates to MSKEQPIPGHFIMDPQRAMLLPPELKAAPSESLTEQLFIERSITENRFWLRIMKEHALFLGEGFNRNDKNLIQQVEQFYNLFDRQLQKAFTIPQTVQAVRQLNEESIQLVYAFRNYKRNLLILIINCKVKGFNFPLLVDHVAREAEYFMRTLQKFNEGKMDPIQDAIISENVFWLRIMMEHSRFIGSLLDQSERNLVHTALKFGDDFEVLLNQARDVESMLYQKEPTYPIIGKMNKDSENATVELRNFKKAGLELIQTCQIRSVINPLLADHVTREAEHFLFMIHVLEQRLQQKQMEQSPQ, encoded by the coding sequence ATGTCAAAAGAACAACCTATTCCTGGCCATTTTATTATGGACCCACAACGGGCGATGCTGTTGCCACCGGAATTGAAAGCGGCTCCATCTGAATCATTAACAGAACAATTATTTATTGAGCGATCTATAACTGAAAATAGATTTTGGTTACGTATAATGAAAGAGCATGCTTTATTTCTTGGTGAGGGATTTAATCGTAACGATAAAAATTTGATTCAGCAAGTTGAGCAATTTTATAATCTGTTTGATAGGCAGCTGCAAAAAGCATTTACTATTCCACAAACTGTTCAAGCAGTTCGGCAATTAAATGAAGAGAGTATTCAACTCGTATATGCTTTTCGTAATTATAAAAGAAATTTACTTATTTTAATTATTAATTGTAAGGTGAAAGGGTTTAATTTCCCACTTTTAGTGGATCATGTTGCACGAGAAGCAGAATATTTTATGCGAACACTCCAAAAGTTTAACGAGGGGAAAATGGATCCTATTCAAGATGCAATTATTAGTGAGAATGTTTTTTGGTTACGTATTATGATGGAACATTCCCGTTTTATTGGATCATTACTGGATCAATCGGAGAGAAATCTTGTCCATACAGCACTGAAATTTGGTGATGATTTTGAAGTTCTTCTAAATCAAGCTAGAGATGTTGAATCCATGTTATATCAAAAAGAACCGACATATCCGATTATAGGAAAAATGAATAAGGATAGTGAAAATGCCACTGTTGAGTTAAGGAATTTCAAAAAAGCAGGGTTAGAGTTAATTCAAACGTGCCAAATTCGAAGTGTCATAAATCCATTGCTTGCTGATCATGTTACAAGAGAAGCAGAGCATTTTCTCTTTATGATTCATGTGTTAGAGCAAAGGTTACAGCAAAAGCAGATGGAACAATCCCCTCAATAA